The segment TGTCTTATGCCGTTACTACCCTGTCTTGATTAGTGTAGTTTCGTAATAATGTATATATAGGTATTATAGATACTGCCCTCCTCCCATTGGCTTGCCAGCAATGTATAAGAGTGCCTGTTTCCCCAGAACCTTGCTAACAGGGTGTTCTGTCACGTTTGTTTCCTTACAAGTTTATTAGAATAGAGCTCCCTTagatttagaaagtattttagaatttaaaagaagTTAGTTAATCCTTTGGGAAGTAAAACAACTACTAGACaggcacatgcaaaagaattaatcTAGACACAAACCTTGCATGTTTCACAAAAATTAATCTCACAGACCTCAATGTAAAATGCAAACCTTTAAAACTACTAGATAACGTAGGAGAAAATCGAAACGATCTTGGGTTTGGCGTGActatgaaagagaaaattgaCAAGTTGGACTTAAAATTGAAGATTCCTGTTTTGTGGAAGGCACCGTTGAGAGACTGAAGAGGCAAACCacggactgggagaaaatatttgcaaaacatacatctgataaagaactggCATctaatggggcccctgggtggctgagtcagttaagtgtccggcttcggctcaggtcatgatctcccggtctgtcggttcaagccccaaatagggctctgtggggacagctcagagcctggagcctgcttcagattctgtgtctccctctctctctgcccctcccctgcttgcattctgtctgtctctctctcaaaaataaataaagattaaaaaaaacccctagcatctaaaatatacaaagaactagggggcgcctgggtggctcagtcatctgacttcggctcaggtcatgatctcacagtttgtgagtttgagccccccatagggctctgtgctgtcagctgggagcctggaatctgcttcagattctgtgtctccctctctctctgcaacccccccactcacgctttgtctctcaaaaaaatgaataaacattaaaaaaaatttttttttaaatgtacaaagaacttaacagacacctcatcaaaaagatatacatgggaatgcaagctggtgtagccactctggaaaacagtatggcggtttctcaaaaaattaaaaatagaactccctacgacccagcaattgcactactaggcatttatccaagggatacaggtgtgctgttttgaagggacacatgcacccccatgtttatagcagcactatcaacaatagccaaagtatggaaagagcccaaatgtccatcgatggatgaatggataaagaagatgtggtatatattattattacaatatataataataattaataatatataataatatatatatattacttggcaatcaaaaagaaggaaatcttgtcatttgcaactatgtggatggaactggagggtattatggtaagtgaaattagtcagagaaggacaaaaatcatatgacttcactcatatgaggactttaagagacaaaacagatgaacataagggaagggaaataaaaataatctaaaaacagggagggggacaaaacagaagagactcataaatatggagaacaaacagagggttactgaagggggtgtgggaggggggatgggctaaatgggtcaggggcattaaggaatctactcctgaaatcatttgttgcactatatgctaactaatttggatgtaaattttaaaaaataaaaaataaaattaaaaaaaaaataataaaataaataggtcaaggggatgaaaaatacagcatagggaatatagtcaataataatatagtaacatccagtgacagatggtaacactgttgtgaggattacataaTGTATTAACTGTTGAATCAGTATCTTGTACAtgtaaaactaatgtaacattgtatgtcaactatttcaataataaaaaattttaaataaaaaaaagatatacagatagcaaatacccatatgaaaagatgtcaaCATCAGTTGTCACTGGGGAATTGCAAATTGAAACAACAAGGtgcaggctgcctgggtggctcagtcggttaagcatccgacctcggctcaggtcacgatctcacagtttgtgggttcgagccccgcgttgggctctgtgctgacaactcagagcctggagcctgcttcggattctgtgtctccctctctctctgcccctcccccgctcacactccgtgtgtgtttctctctctcaaaaataaataaacactaaaacatttaaaggaacaacaacaacaacaaggggCTCCTACGCATCCGTTAGAAGGGCTAAATTTGAGGACACCGGTGGGTAACAGGAATGCTGGTGAGGCTGTGTTGCAACAGGAGCTCTCACTCAGTGCTGACGGGAATGCACAGTGGTACGGCCACTTCCTAAGATCGTTTGGCGGCTTCctacaaagctaaacatactcTTTACCAAACAATCAAGCAATCGCCCTTCTTCGTGTTTACCCAAgtgagctgaaaacttatgtccgACAAAAACCTGCACGTGGATGTTTACGGCAGctgtattcataattgcccaaactggaagcaaccaagatggcCTCCAACAGgacaatggataaacaaactcgTAGGTaagggataaaaagaaatgagctatcatgTCACAAAAAGCCATGGAAGAACCCTGAATACATATTGTGAATACATAGCATATTAGCACGATGCTAATTTGGAAAGGCTACGTACTATAAGAGTCCAACGacatgacattctgggaaaggcaaaactatggagaccataaaaatattagtgatggtggggtttggggggggttagatggctcagtcgggtaagtgtggactcttgatctcagctcaggtcgtgatctcacgagttggtgggtccgagccccgcatcaagctctgctctgatggcatggagcctgcttggggttctctctctccttctctctctgctcctcccctgcttgcgtgcatacatgcactctctctctcaaaataaataaataaatattttttttaaagttaaaaaaaatattaatattgctagggggaggaggaaaaaaaaatagcgatggccaggggttgggggtggggagagggagggaagggatgaataggtggaatgtggggatttttagggcaatgaaaatattcCAGATAATACTgaatggtgtatatatatggcCTCATACATTTGTCAAATCCCATACAAAGAGTCAACACTAATGGaaactatggacttcagttaatgataataataataataataataataataataataatatattagtaTTGCCTCATCAAttataaacaaagtaaaatagtCAAATAAACTTAGATTTTCTTGGTTAAACTTCtgtcaatattattattaatttttttaatgttttatttatttttgagacagagagagatagagcatgagcaggggaggggcagagagagagggagacacagaatccgaagcaggctccgggcgccgagctgtcggcacagggcccgacacggggctcgaactcacgaactgtgagatcatgacctgagccgaagtcggacgcttaaccgattgagccacccaggtgcccctgtcaatattattattattattatttgtaaacatttatttatttttgagagggggggaggggtggggagagagaatcccaagcaggattcacgCTGTCAACaccaagccccacatggggcttgaactcgagaactgagccgaaatcaagacctggacacttaaccaactgagtcacccaggcgccccgaatctaCTTGTTTAACAGCATTGAGCCTGTGTTCCCGTCATGTGTCCCAGAGAGGTAGTGAAGTCAAATGTGATGTGTGTCTTTCCAGGATGTTTTATCTTTGGGCAGAACCACAAAACATTGTATATAATCTTTTTATTGTTCCCAAGGACGCCATCACGATCAGCGCAATGGAGGCCAGGTCTAGAAACAAGTTCACCTTTGTGCCCTACAGGGAACATGGCACAAAAAATGCTTCTGGAACCTTGTTTCTCTTTACCTTTACTAACCACGTCAGTCACATCATCATTGACTTGCCCTCAACGATCTTTTAAATCAATGCCTAAAGTTACgaggtgctttttttttcagtcttttccttCCATTAAAACAGAGCTACAACCaattaaatatgtatgcatgtttCATCTAGATGTACATATGTGCACCGTTTAAAATATCTGAGTTGACATTACAAATGTTCCTCAGCCATTGCATTAGTTTCTGAGTACTTCTGGAACCGCAAATTAGAACAAGAAGAAAAGCATGAGAACTCGACTAGttaattaatgtatttcttttcttacctaAGCATTTTAACTGCTCAAATCCTCTCCCACATAAAAATTCAGGAGTTTTGTTTGTGGCTTTTGGACACAGTCCCCTCAGAGATGCAGGAAAGGGCTTCCCTGGGCCCAAATGGTGTCATGAACAGAGCTGATGTTTAGGGTTATGAGTCCTGCTGTGCCAGTGCCAAGCCCTGGATCCTGATTGACCAAGCAAAACATTTTTTGGTATGTTTGTGATTTGCGGGGCCCTTAGCTGGTGTTGGGAGGGAacagggtggagggggggaggatGAAAACAAACCTATGAATGTACCTTTTCATACAGTTTGGACTTTGGGACGCTGTCAACGATTTGTATAAGTCAAAAGCAAAATtggatcagaaagaaaaaaaaaaaatccaactctaAGCCACGGCAGTAATAGAAATTACACCGAATGCTTGATGGGGAGCCGAAGGGGAGGGTTAACGGACACACAAGATTACAAACAAGACCCCTGAACTGGACGTTCTTTCATGGTTTTACCCCATCTTTAAAATCCCCTTTCATTATGGCAACTCGCATCTCTCACCTAGCAAAGCAAAAGCCCTCCCGCAGTTAGCGCCACAGCAGAACACGAGTTGTTGATCCAGGAGGCCCCTTGGGGTCAGGTCTCCCCACTACAACTTCCGTGATAAAATTCTACAAGGATAGAATGTGCCTCTAGGCCTTAAATTTTCTCCGGATCTGGCTGATTTTCTTCTCAATCACTGCAACTCATGCTAGTAAGCAATTTGAACTTCCTCCTTAATGTCCGTGTAAGATCTTACCGCCAACTCTCTCCAGTCTCCCTTCTCCAGTCTCCCTTCTCCAGCCTCCAAACAGGTGATGACCCCCGCTTTGGCAACTGTGGGTTTGAACCCGCTCTCGTCTGAAACACAGTcctggaggaaaaggaaacattatCAAGTTAGTAAGAGATACCACTTGACTCCAAACCAAGTGATCATTTCCAAGGTCACCTCAAGGGGAGTGGTTTAAAACCTCTCAGCTCTAGGACGTGCCTTGGCTTCTCCCCGGGGGTGTCAGCCCagcacttctttaaaaaaattttttttagtttatttattgatttattaagagagagagcgagcagggaggggcagagagaaagggagagagaatctcaagcaggctccacactgccagcgcagggccctacgtggggctcaaacttgcagaccatgagatcatgacctgagctgaaatcaagagacagaggcTTAACCAAAGCCCAACacttctttaatatatatatatattttaaaagtttatttatttttgagagagacagagtacgagcaggggaggggcagagagagagggagacacagaatccgaagcaggttccaggctctgagctgtcagcacagagccaacacagggcttgaacccacaaaccatgagatcatgacctgagccgaagtcggacgcttaattggctgagccaacCCAGGCGTCCCCGAAGCTCAGCACTTCTTTTGCATTGTGTTCACACGGTAATTTTCAGCTGTTTCTAGCTGAAGAATGGAGAGCATTTTGCAATACACCAATTCATTTATCACAAGAATTTTGGCCACACAGAAAACCTCTGCCTGCCCACAGCTGGGCTGTCAGTTGAGTCAAAGGTTATAACTCATTTAAGTGGCCTTGGCGAGTCTCAGGTCACTCAGAGGGAAGGCTTTGGTCCCAAACTAATGGAAATACCGTTTTAGAGGATCCTGCCAATTTTAAGAATGTCTTTCTTGGTGTTGAAAGCTGGCTGGTTAATTGCACACAGTGTAGGCACAACAAGTTTGCTGAGTTTGAAACATGGTGAGTTTGAAGTACCATTGTGATATTCAGGCACTGTCTATGTCTAGGAAGCACTTGGAACCTAAACTTTGCAAGAGATTCAGGCTGAAGGCACCGAATTGGAAATCATCATGTAGAGAGAAGGGGCCATGAAAGAATACAGGAGAGTGTAATGTCCAGGGGCCAAAGGTGGAGGAAGTGGTCACTGGTATGAAGTGCTGCAGAAATACAGATTAAGAACACCTCAGTGTTCACGGAACAAGGAAGGTTTCTGAAGAGAACAGGTTACTGGTGGGGAGATCAAACATCTTGAAATGGAGGTGGGTGTATTCTCCAAGATTTgaaattggggaaaaaatgcaCAGTTGGACAATTAAAACATCAGTAACGACAATCACAACAGACCATGATCTGAGCAGGAGGCTAAACCAAATCTTTATTTATGCTTCCTTGTTTAGAGAGATTAGCATTTTGTGGGGGTAGAGACAGACTCTTCTGTAAAATCAAATAACAAAATAGGAAGTTGGAGTCTGATGGctagagaaagggaggggaaatcccaagaggaagaggaagaggaagaggaagggaaaaacatGTCTCAGAGAAAACATTAAGTTGGGGCCTGACAGGTGTGAGAGAGAGGCTGGAGCATAACCAGTGGAGTCGTAGGAACGGCAGTCCCTGCACCACACTATGCTGTAACCCTGTTGGGACCCCTCATCTCAGTGAAGGCTTGCTGCATACCTCAGCTTTGTATTAGTGATGCTTTGGGGAATGAGGGATTCAGGTAGTGCTTGGGGTTGGGAGGGTGAAGGGGGACAAACACTTTTGGGAGTCCAGGCCAGAGTGGAGATGAAGCATTCAAAAGAGCAGGAAATTAAAGCAATGGTGACCAGGGGAAGGATAAGACAGACCCCCAAGTATCCTTGGCATTGGTAGCGAACACCAGGTTTGGCTTCCCGATATATTTGGGGTGGGGactcaaatatattttgaatattaaaggAAAGGATAACTTGTTGAGGAACCTGGAGCCGCCCAGTGTAGATATCTAACTAGAGTGTTCTAGTAAACAAACAATAGGGGCTAGTGTAGGAGGGTGAGCTATTTCTCATCTGTGGCCTCCTTTCATAATCACAATGAGGTAATCTAAAGATGCTGAGAAAAGCTAATGGCGCCAAAAGAAACAGTTTGGAATAGCAGCTTGGGAATGCCCTGTAACAACAATGTTTCCCCTTGTGAACGGCTTGAGAGAAGGCACCCCCTTAACCATTATTTGTATCCCCAATGTATCTGCAGGAGCTCAATAAACGAtagactaaatgaatgaatgaacagaggaGGACGAGGCAGCGAGTCTGAGGAGGATGTGGAGGCGGTAAAATCCCAGAGTCCAGCCCAGAGGCAGTAACCGTCAACAGCCCCTAAAAAGTTCACAATCGAGGGCTAGGAGCAAGAACAACTCCCGTATTTGGCCCAGTCCAAAATCCTGCTGTTAGGGGGCGGGACTAGGAGGAGGGCATATCCCACTTCTGCCCGTCAACTGACCAATCACCGCCTCAAAGGGGCGGGACTTCATTCTGTCCCCGCCCTTTCCTCTGGAAAGTAAATACGTTCGGGCACCGTTCAAACAGACCAATGGGTGCCGGATGTTTCCTGCGGTTGCTCCTCAAGATTGGTCGGAATTCGTCGTCCCGCCCTCCTTGTCACGCTTTTTGCCCCACCCTTTCGCACACAAGATGGCGGCGCCCAGCGGAATAGAGGCCGCGTTTGGGGTTTGCTGAAGCTGACTCCCTTTCCCACTGCCCCTTTGGACGCAAAGAGCCGCGAGCCCCGAGGACAGGGGCCGGGCGGGGACAGCGGTTCCTGCGTAGCTGGACCGCGAGCCCGCGCCCAGCCTGCGCCGCCCCCACCCGGCCCCGGCCCGATCCCATCCGTTCCCGGTCTCCTCTCGGTCTGACCCACTGCCCGGCCGTGGTTCGCCACCACCAGGCCTCCAAAGCTGAGATATCTCCTCCAGCCCGGGCTCACCTCCACTTTAGAGATGTTTGGCCTCTTCCCTTCCAAACGGGCCGCATTCAAAACCGGGACTCCTGGACCAGCACCTGGTCTCCTTTCCCTCCACTGAGACTCCACTTCGCTCTAACCCACTCCTTCCTCTGTTTCTTGATTCTCCCTGGCTTGGAGACTGCCTCACTTCCCTTCCAAATTAATCTCCGACGCCCCCAAATATTATTAACCTTGACACCCTCCTCAACCGGGAGTCAGACTTCCTTTTGGATTAACCTCCACAGTCCTATCATGGAGGCTGTGTACCTGATAGTGAATGGGGTGGGCCTTGTGCTGGACCTGCTGACCTTGGTGTTGGATCTCAACTTCCTGCTGGTGTCCTCCCTCCTGGCTTCTCTGGCCTGGCTCCTGGCCTTCATCTACAACCTGCCACACACGGTACTGACTAGTCTTCTGCACTTGGGCCGCGGAGTCCTGCTTTCACTGCTGGCCTTGATCGAAGCCTTGGTCCGGTTCACCTTTGGGGGCCTGCAGGCCTTGTGTACTCTGATGTACAGCTGCTGCTCTGGCCTGGAGAGCTTAaagctcctggggcacctggcctCTCACGGGGCACTGAGGAGCCGGGAGATACTGCACCGGGGTGTCCTCAACGTGGTCTCCAGTGGCCATGCTTTGCTGCGCCAGGCCTGTGACATCTGTGCCATTGCCATGAGCCTGGTGGCCTACGTGATCAACAGTCTGGTCAACATCTGTCTCATTGGCACTCAGAACCTTTTCTCCCTGATGCTGGCCCTGTGGGATGCCGTGATGGGGCCACTGTGGAGGATGACGGACGTTGTAGCTGCCTTCCTAGCCCACATTTCCAGCAGTGCTGTGGCCATGGCCATCCTCCTCTGGACCCCCTGCCAACTAGCACTGGAGCTCCTAGCGTCAGCTGCCCGCCTCCTGGCCAGCTTCGTGCTTGTCAATGTCACCGGCCTGGTGCTGCTGGCTTGTGTGCTGGCGGTGATGGTGACCGTGTTGCACCCGGACCTCACTCTGAGACTGGCCACCCGGGCACTCAGTCAGCTCCATGCCCGGCCCTCCTACCACCGGCTGCGAGAAGATGTCGTGCGGCTATCTCGCCTGGCACTGGACTTGGAGGCCTGGCGCCGAGTCTGGAGCCGCAGCCTGCAGCTGGCCACCTGGCCGAACCGGGGAGGGGCCCCCGGGGCTCCTCAGGGTGGCCCGAGGAGGGCGCCCTCGGCCAGGACCTGGCGACAGGACACTCTTCCTGAAACAGGGCCCAGAtcagaggcagaagaggaggaggtcGGGACGGTCAGAGCAACAGCTGCCCGCGGCCGGGAGAGGCTCAATGAGGAGGAGCCCGTAGCTGGGCAAGACCCATGGAAGTTGCTCAAGGAGCAAGAGGAGCGGAAGAAGTGTGTCATCTGCCAGGACCAGAGCAAGACGGTGCTGCTGCTGCCCTGTCGGCACCTGTGCCTGTGCCAGGCTTGCACTGAAATCCTGATGCGCCACCCCATCTACCACCGCAACTGTCCACTCTGCCGCCGGGGCATTCTGCAGACCCTCAATGTCTACCTCTGAAGACTCCTTCCCTGTCTGCCCACCCGTCTGTGCTCCATGAAGCCACCTGTGCTAGGACAGCTTTAACACCCGACCTCTCGGTTTCCGGCCTGatttccctcctgcccccatggcTGTCATGCCAAGCCTCTAAGCCATACATCCAGGACATTGAGATAGGATACTCTGGAAGACTTATGAGCCGGGTGGGGCAGGGTAACAGCTCTTCCTTACCCAGTGGGTCCCTGTGACGCCGGAGGTGGTGAGTGTGTCACACTATGCAAGGCCCCGAGACTGCCGTGGACTCCCCTCCAGGTTGCCAGGGCCCATCCAGATGCCAGCCTCTGGGGCTCCCCCCCTGTGCTTCTGGTTTTTCTGTTGGGGATTTGCAGGTCctctccctggcccctccccatttcctccccagCTTCAGCCACAACAGAGCACTGTCATTTGGGTGTTTGGGCAACTCAGGGGCCTTGGAATGATCTTGAACCTTTGCTTTCAGCCAGAGCGCCCGTGCCCTGGTAAGCCTTGGGGATAGTATCTCTCAGGTGCCCTTAGAGCTACCACTTCTGCCTGTCTTGATCTTACGAGGCTCCCTCCCAACCTGATCCAAGAGCTAGGATCAAGAGTTTACCCCTTGGAGGGTGGGTGTCTGCACCTGGCTTTGGGACCACATGCCCTCTGGCACCCCAGCTCCACTGGGAGCCTCAGGAGGGATAACCAGATTTCTACTCCTACCCTTTTCACTCCCCACATCACAGAGAACATTGGCATTCCCCTTCTGTTTGTCTCTCCCTGGCACTGGGGAGGGCAGACCGTGCACATTTGACTAGGGTCCAAATACAGAAGGGGCCAGCCTAGGGGCATGCAGCTCCCTGCTGGGTCTGTGTGGCCCAGTTTCTAGTGAATAAAGTTCTGTTGACCGCTCTGACAGCCTCTGTGTGCATCCTTACAGGGGCGAGCAGTTGGTCAGGTTGACTGATGCTGCAGCAGGGTCCTTTGGTCCTGCTGGAGTCACTGTGGTCTGGGGGGACCTGGTGGGGGAAGAGATAAGATAGGTTGTGAGTACTGTGCCTCGGGGAGAGCCCTTGCCAAGGGTGGCTGAATCCACCCCCGATTTGTGCCTTCTCACACACCTGGCGTTGGAAAAGCCCTCCCCGTCTTTTCTACTTTTGCCAGAATGAAGTCCCAGTACGGAGGAGTTGCGAACGGCTTCCCAGCTTCTCTGGTGCCACTCGTCCCAGGAGGGATTTGGGGTCCTTGCTCTCTGGAGTCCAGTCTACCCTCTGGTCCCTGGAGGAGCTGGCCCTTGACTTTGTGTCTCTTGGCATGGTGTGGGGCTGTGGTGGGCTGGGGTGTGGCTGTGAGGCCTCCTGGTGGAGAGCCGGGAGCTGAAGCCTAGGACCTGAGCCCAGTCCCCACGGTCATATCTGCCCTCACATGACCAGCAAGAGGGGGGCGGGGCACTCCCCCATAATTGTATGTTAAATCTAGGAGCATAATGCCAGGGGCAGCTTTCTAGAAGCCGTGGGgtggtagggtgggggtggggtgaagagggagaaagggtaGGTCGGGAAGAAACTGAGAAGAGGCCCCACCACATTCTTTGGGG is part of the Felis catus isolate Fca126 chromosome D1, F.catus_Fca126_mat1.0, whole genome shotgun sequence genome and harbors:
- the RNF26 gene encoding E3 ubiquitin-protein ligase RNF26, yielding MEAVYLIVNGVGLVLDLLTLVLDLNFLLVSSLLASLAWLLAFIYNLPHTVLTSLLHLGRGVLLSLLALIEALVRFTFGGLQALCTLMYSCCSGLESLKLLGHLASHGALRSREILHRGVLNVVSSGHALLRQACDICAIAMSLVAYVINSLVNICLIGTQNLFSLMLALWDAVMGPLWRMTDVVAAFLAHISSSAVAMAILLWTPCQLALELLASAARLLASFVLVNVTGLVLLACVLAVMVTVLHPDLTLRLATRALSQLHARPSYHRLREDVVRLSRLALDLEAWRRVWSRSLQLATWPNRGGAPGAPQGGPRRAPSARTWRQDTLPETGPRSEAEEEEVGTVRATAARGRERLNEEEPVAGQDPWKLLKEQEERKKCVICQDQSKTVLLLPCRHLCLCQACTEILMRHPIYHRNCPLCRRGILQTLNVYL